The window cttttcgttaaatataaataaataaataaatatatatatatattaaggATCTAATAATGGACTTTAGAAAAAGAATGAAAAgtatatgaaaaataatattaattttgaaaaaatagaagaaatataataaaatatattatactattatatatatatatatatatatatatatatatatatatatattttattacgtttaaattttattatagcataataatatatataatatatatatatttataaattatatacatttgtGTGCGTGTTATCacatatatgttataacatatattttattattattaattttttttttttcttatcgtttaaaaatatgcttatgtatatattttacgaatatatatctatttgattaaataataataaaaaaaaaaaaataattaatattatttaagaacgaacaacataataataaatattgaaataaaaaaaaaaaataaataaataaataaatatatatatatatatatatatttcttttttatgttattgTCATATATACTTGGAGGctttaatataaaaagggAAACCTgaaagatatatatatatatataatatatatacaatatattatttgtacattataattatacatccatttcttcatttttcttataaacgatataataagaaattgtttgttttaaaaaaatggataTGAATTTCGGATTCTgtgatgataatttttttgagCAAGGACATAAGTCAACAGATAAAGAAGAGATTGAAGAGTTAACAAAAAGAGGATCACCAGAAGGATTAAccaaaataaaagaaaatgaagaagagAAAGCATTACCAAAAGAGTTATGTGTTCCAGTAActataaaattattaataaataaaatgatgaatacagaagaattaaaaatacatgATTTTCAAATAAGTGGTATTATTGTATTTGGAAAAGTagttaatataaaagaattagCAAGTGCTATAATATTTGAAGTATGTGATTATACTGGTAATATTGAAGctaaatataataaagatgCAAAAAATGAGATGGTAAAAAATCatattgaaaatattaaagttaatgattatattaaaattgtTGGTGTTGTATATTCTCCTGAAAGTAAAAGTGAATCTATTCAAATCagtatattatatattaataaaataacagACTGGGTTTCTTATTTTACTTATTTTACTTCTGATGTAGtttattgttatttaaaattattaaaattaaaaaatatttgtacACCCAATGGAATCAATAACGAAGAAAAACCATGGTCTCATATTAATTTAgatacatattataataaccTTGATGACATTGATAgtgatattataaaatatttacatacTACTGAAGAAAAATATGCAAGTCAACAAGATATTTTTAACAATCTGCAAAAATATCATTCGGAATTTAATATCAAAAAGTCCTTAACAAAATTGATTGAACAGTATGACTTGGCTCAATATGAGGACATAATAAGTATTccataataaataaataaataaatataaatatatatatatatatatatatatatatatatatatatatatatatatatatatatatatatatatatNNNNNNNNNNNNNNNNNNNNNNNNNNNNNNNNNNNNNNNNNNNNNNNNNNNNNNNNNNNNNNNNNNNNNNNNNNNNNNNNNNNNNNNNNNNNNNNNNNNNNNNNNNNNNNNNNNNNNNNNNNNNNNNNNNNNNNNNNNNNNNNNNNNNNNNNNNNNNNNNNNNNNNNNNNNNNNNNNNNNNNNNNNNNNNNNNNNNNNNNNNNNNNNNNNNNNNNTCATTAAAAGTTAATGATATGTAGATAAATTTTTTCaagtttattatattttcattttcttaTTTGTTCGGAATAGTTTATTACCTTAATTGCTGTgtgttttcttttttttttttttcttctacTATGGATTGATAGAAAAAATAGCTTACTCCTGTAAAGACAATAACTATActtataagaaaataaaaagaaaaatatttatctGTGTCTGATATGAAAggtatattataaaagtaTAGAACAATTAATGTAATGGGTGTAGAAGACTTTAATATTAGGAAACATTCAGCTGATGAATAATTACtataaaatgaagaaaCACTTATATTGAACAATGCGtttacaataatatataaagtatagaccataaaagaatatttacaatttaaattattatcgATGGTATCTCCATAAAAGCATCTTAAACTATTTttgataaataataaatatgatatatttttatttttattaaataacatttgaaaatatataatcaatGGTAGGAATATTACTTGTATAAGCGATACATtgaatgataataaaataacactaatcttatcttttatttttcttcttttattatattgtttatatatatattgtatatcatttttataatcataattatttatatgagaactctttttttcatcacacagaatattatttatatatgttacattattcttattataattaacacttttgttattatgatatgatttattatttatttgtttaaaCTTTGAATATTCATCAACcgtatttttatatttctttgttttcataaaattttcatcattatttgaATACGATGTACTCATATTAAAGGTATGTAcattgtttttttcttttctatacaaatttgttttattttttttatctatatcatcataatattcaaacgaattatttatatcatctaTAAAGCAAATATCCTTCTTGTTGTGCATCTTGATGTGTGACATATTATAGTAGGAGTCTGGATCATCTATATGAACCTTTTCATAAGCAATATCTTTTTTCTCGctttcatatttattgttatatccttgaaaaaatatttctctTAGTATACCTCCAAAGGAGGTTAAGAAAATGGATATAAGACAAAGAAAAATAGAGAAGACTAAGCTGAATGGAGATGCACATAAGGGGTCACTACACGGGGgcttattattattattattattattatcattattattattattattattattatttgtgGTTGTATTTCTACCGTTACTACTATCGtcaatatttatttcattatcaCTCATCAGATTATAAccattattcatatttcccacagtatttatattattgtaaaTTTTGCCTCCATCACATCTATTATACATATCgtcatcatatatattatttatatttatgacATAATGTgaattcaaataataatttacacaactttctttttttatttttatattatctttatacACAAAAGgaatgtaaaaaaataaaaatccAATTAAAACAATAATTACTGATATTAGATgatgaatattatatttcctttttaatataaaaaaagataaaataagagaaaatataaaaattaattgattcaataataataaaacagTCAAAGGAATAGCCAACTGAgatacaaaatataaagtGTTTGCAACAATATCCAGTAAAGCTATcataataacatatttatatgcaCCTAAACTAttccattttatttttattatattgtaataatatttatatatactattataattattattaatgttattattattattattattattatgatcatcatatgttatattattactattacttatattatgataacCTTTTTCACACATGTTATATTTCCCAGTAATatcatcttttatattatccatACTACTCTTTCTAATTtccttattatatatattgtcATCATCCATAAGATATGAATTACATATCATCATTTGATTTTGTTCacacattttattattactacttTCATTATGATTACCTACATCTTCACGtaacatatttttcatgGATGAATTATGTGTCGATTGGTAATAGGATTGATTTTCATTATGACCTTTAGAACGTTCATctgtataattattaaaattttcgctcttattatcataattatcattttttgtttttttgttttttttttcatttcttcCTAATAAAGGTTcatatatctttttcttgttgaaatgaaaaaaattagaaattgcttttttttttttttttttttgtttcatCCTTTCTTCTTCCTTCTGTTTTATATCCATAGAATAATTTGCAAGTAAATTTTGATCTTCCTTTTTATAAGAATCATTTGTTACAAAATAAtcttcataataattattactttCTACTTCTTTATTACTATCTTTATGATTGTGATTGTTATggtcattattattattattattattattattgttcatattatttttacttttattttttttaaataataaattttttaaacatggatatatatataaccaATGTTCTTTTCTTATACGTCTCgaatttgtatataatatacacaAAGTTAAATAAATAGTAACATAAGCTAAAGCATTATATGAAGCCGTTAAACtatcaaaattttttaaaactcGATTCCTCATTCTACCACAAATATTATTGCTAACCCCTAAAAATACAACTAAACAGCCATTgcaaaaaatataaacaaattttCTCaatttacttttattattaacacggatattcatattattattattgttgttatcAATGTGATCATTATGATCATTATGATCATTGTTATCATTGTGATCATTGTGATCATTGTGATCTTTGTGATCATTATGATCATTGTGATCATTATGATCATTGGATTCCTTTGAATTTTCTCTCAAAATCATACTGCTACTATCATattgattattattattattataaaaacattgattattatcttttaattGAATAGGTTGTTCGtcttcataataattataatcagtataattatttttaacaaGATCACTCATATTTTCCTCAAAATTTTCCTTTTTGCCTTCAGAAAAATCAAGAGAACTTATAtgattaatttttttcaaattatCTTTTTGTTGAGTTTTAAAATTAAGGATATTATTTTGGGTATGTTTgctttttttcttattaattatattgctcttaattttattttcccttcttattttcttttctagttcctttaatttttttaaatatttttcattccataaattgtatatatggtttttatttttctcgatatttatatttttctcacaattttttttcttctcaaaatatttatttttttcatcatatttatttttttcatcatatttattattttctttatttacattatttttatttttattattattattattatttattttttttttttttatgcacttatcatttaaagaatatatattattgttcatacttctttgattattttgtcgattcattttttctttgtcatttttaaaacatttttcattttgttccTTTAAATCAGAAAAAGTACTCAAAcaagatatattattatcatatttttcaaaaatgTTAATGACATGATTATTACTGTGTTTACatgttttcattttttcatcttttataacatttatatgtgataaagaaatattcttaatatattttttattatcagctattttttctttgttattttttaaaatatcctcatcttgatttatttttatttcgatataatcttttttacatattttatttctgTTATGAATTTGGGtcattttttcattatttccatttttttccttttttccatatttttcatattttccAATTTTTTCAGTTTTTCCCTTTTTTGTGCCCTTTTCCAATTTGCTAGTTcctatattattactacttGTGTGTAGTATACCATCGTCGATATTATTAGATTTTGTTatcattaattttatatcatttgaTTTTATGTTACATATCTTTTTgttattacatatatatattttttttttttccttatcatttatttccATGGTTTTTGTATGATTTATTCCTATGGCATGATGTGaatattcttcattttcatttgtttCATCAATGCTTTTCCTTTTTACTTTTTGAGCTTGTTCAGACAAGTGATATTTTAAAGCATTaacttttttcttttttttttgttgaCACACCTTTGTAccaaatattttttctttcgAACGATAAGTTGGGTCTTcattttttgaattattctcaatatccatatatatatatatatatataaaaatatatattatatgtactttatatatatataatatatatttatatttatttatttatattgatgtgtgtttatttataaaaatttaatatttttatattgataaaaaaaattgtaacAATTGTAGcaaatgtatatttataaaaaagataaacATAAAATGTGAATTGGcaacaatattatatatgataatatgtttattttattttattttattttaattttttattattattttttttattaacaaaaggaaatatataaatatataattcatattttttaaatctataatttgaaatatattcctcttatatgtaataatatatatatatatttatatatatatttacaagTTAAAATTACAACATCCAGTTATAATGtaacatataaaaagaaaaatattatatattataaatatatatatatatttttttttttaatatattttaaaatatttgtgtttataaaaaaaaatatacgaacataaatttaaataGGAGTGTAAAGGGGgggaaaataaaaaaaaataaaataaaagaatacAATAAAAGAATACAATACGTCCACATATAATGgggaaaaaattaaaaatataaatatgtatattatatatatatatatatatatatatatatatatttatcccttttcattatatacatatatataattattttgtactttttaatttttttttttttttttttttttgatatagGTACTAAGCAAAATTTCCCAAGTGCACccaaaaaataatgtgattttttttttttctacaaaattataatatatatatatgtatcaCTTTTgaaaacaatatatttgttatttaatttttatgtaattaGAAACACTTACTTGTAactttataatatatatatatatatatatatttatatatatatatatttctgtatttatttaaaacaaatgataaaaagaattatataaggTGCACGAATgtttctttaattttaattttcattttgtttttaatcttccatttttaaaattaagaaataaaaaaaaaaaaaaaatttcaaaACGATGATGcttataaatttttataaatttattttaattaatgTTATAGAATTTTATGTCTAccaagaaaaaaaaaaaaaaaaaattgttccctgttttttttttttttttttgttaaatcatttttaaataagaattattatatatatccaggtatatttatttattttatatgttctacaaaatataaactttaccaatattttaaattgAAACATGTAacttgaaaaaaaaatttatgaaaatctttcttatgttatttaataagtatcatttgtaaatatatacccaaaaaaaaaaattttaaaaaaagaaaaaaaaatatgccttaatataaatacatgttttatatttacaaaattattacaCTCATTTATGTAATGTTCTACAAGATGAAACAAAATAGAGTTCCATTTTCTacacaaaatatttttacttttatcTGTACATAATACTACCAATATGCATATggttataaaaataatatataaaagttaatatataaaaacttTATTGAGTGTTCcatataaaacaaaatagGGAACACACACATgtcaatatataaatatatatatatatatatatatatatatatgtgtgtataCCTTTTACACAGCTTATgtgttaatattatatatatatagataaataaacaaatacaaaaaaaataataataacaacaaaTTAGGTTGtaattttgttatatttcccttttgtttttcttaaatattCTTTACATCAGTTtttaagtatatatatatatatatttatttatttatttatttatttatttatttatatttttttatttgtcATCATTGGAACACCTGATAACACAGACGAGGCATACAATATTACTCTTCAACATCTTGAACGGGAAAGGAAAATGAGAAATAAATTAGACGTGTCCCATAATAAAGACCCCTTTGATTTAAAGTTGTATCTATATAATGTATGTCTCAATTTTTCAAACACTGATATTTATCAAGAGTATATAAACAGACTCAGtattaattcatataataattgtgACTATGATCAGATAAAAAGAAGTTGTTATATTTCGAATAAGgactttttaaaatattataattataatttttatgacAATGGTTTTGTATTAGAAATGAATAACCACACTGAAGACAATTCATCTTCCTACCATCTTGATGAAACGAAGGAGTTGGAAGAATTAAGTGAATTTGTGTTTcataaaatgaaaaaaataaaaaaggaatttgtaaaaaatgACATTTCAAGGAAACGAAGAAGTGAAATATGTAAATGTACAAGAAATGTATTATCgttaaaagaaaaaagaaacacagaaaataataattctttgtccatttcttataataataacaatttaTTATCTACAATTTTGCAAAAAGATAGTTCGCATTTGTTTTCTACTTTgattgaaaaaaaaaaaaaaaaaaaaaaaaataataataatagtaataataataataataataataataataataataataataataataataataataataataatagtaataataataataatagtaataatagtaataatagtaataataataatagtaataataataataatagtaataatagtaataataataataataatagtaataatagtaataataataataataataattttttatacctATCACATATAGgagatataaaaaatgaagagTCAATATACCATAATGAATACCATATTACATCAAATTATTTACcgtattatttttttatgaagaaaaacaatatattcTCTAAAACATGTAACCAATCAAGAGAACATTCTTCTATTTCTTATCATATGGAtgatttctttttaaaCTATCAAAGTATAAATAGaatgaaattaaaaaacTCTGGAAACATCTACTATTTTTGTATGCTACAAAATATAGAGGAAGCACAAAATGACCCAATTGTAGaaatgtattataaatatttggatgatgttataaaaaagaagagtaatggtaatatatatgataacTATTCGTTGTGTTCAATGTTagataatacaaaaaaaaaaaagaaaaaaaaaaataaaaaggataaaatgagtaaaaataaagaaatgtATCAccaaatgaatatatataataacacaaatatattaaatactAGTAATCATTCTAGTTATGAAACAGAAAtttatagtaataatattattaatattgaTGAAGAGAACACATTAgagaattattatatagatatggaaatatataacaatttaCATACATctgataataaaaaaaaaaaagatataacaaataaaataaatgagCCCAATACACTTgttcaaataaataaaaaaaatgtaaaaagaTTAAGTTCTGTTGaaatggatatatatattaaaacaatgatgataaatgagaaaataaaaactaATCAACAAAGAATTGATAAAAGAGATAAATGGAATGCACTCTATCAATTTATGTTTTCTTGTATAGGTGCATCCttaagtatatatttttatttagaTTTACCAATATTAAGAACAAAATttgattatattttaacatgtgttattatctttttttcttatatatttattggGTTACCATTACTTCAAATTGAATTATCACTCGGACAATTATCACAAAGTTGTATACTAAATAGTTTATGTTTcttaaaaaagaaaataaaaggTATAGGTCTTCTTTcctttataatattattttatttgttaatGAGAAATATGTCTCACAGTATAAACACGCTGGTGATTGTTGTAAACTCTGTGTGGAGACCATTACCTTGGGATATCAAAGAAtgtgaaaaaataaataaacaacAAACTTGTGTAAGCCATATAAAATGTAGGTGGATAAAATCGAAGGAGACAAATGATATTAAGATGTTTAAACGGTATGataatatacaatataaagATTTATCACAAAATG of the Plasmodium reichenowi strain SY57 chromosome 11, whole genome shotgun sequence genome contains:
- a CDS encoding nucleic acid binding protein, putative — its product is MDMNFGFCDDNFFEQGHKSTDKEEIEELTKRGSPEGLTKIKENEEEKALPKELCVPVTIKLLINKMMNTEELKIHDFQISGIIVFGKVVNIKELASAIIFEVCDYTGNIEAKYNKDAKNEMVKNHIENIKVNDYIKIVGVVYSPESKSESIQISILYINKITDWVSYFTYFTSDVVYCYLKLLKLKNICTPNGINNEEKPWSHINLDTYYNNLDDIDSDIIKYLHTTEEKYASQQDIFNNLQKYHSEFNIKKSLTKLIEQYDLAQYEDIISIP
- a CDS encoding putative membrane protein (conserved Plasmodium membrane protein, unknown function), whose amino-acid sequence is MDIENNSKNEDPTYRSKEKIFGTKVCQQKKKKKVNALKYHLSEQAQKVKRKSIDETNENEEYSHHAIGINHTKTMEINDKEKKKIYICNNKKICNIKSNDIKLMITKSNNIDDGILHTSSNNIGTSKLEKGTKKGKTEKIGKYEKYGKKEKNGNNEKMTQIHNRNKICKKDYIEIKINQDEDILKNNKEKIADNKKYIKNISLSHINVIKDEKMKTCKHSNNHVINIFEKYDNNISCLSTFSDLKEQNEKCFKNDKEKMNRQNNQRSMNNNIYSLNDKCIKKKKINNNNNNKNKNNVNKENNKYDEKNKYDEKNKYFEKKKNCEKNINIEKNKNHIYNLWNEKYLKKLKELEKKIRRENKIKSNIINKKKSKHTQNNILNFKTQQKDNLKKINHISSLDFSEGKKENFEENMSDLVKNNYTDYNYYEDEQPIQLKDNNQCFYNNNNNQYDSSSMILRENSKESNDHNDHNDHNDHKDHNDHNDHNDNNDHNDHNDHIDNNNNNNMNIRVNNKSKLRKFVYIFCNGCLVVFLGVSNNICGRMRNRVLKNFDSLTASYNALAYVTIYLTLCILYTNSRRIRKEHWLYIYPCLKNLLFKKNKSKNNMNNNNNNNNNNDHNNHNHKDSNKEVESNNYYEDYFVTNDSYKKEDQNLLANYSMDIKQKEEERMKQKKKKKKAISNFFHFNKKKIYEPLLGRNEKKNKKTKNDNYDNKSENFNNYTDERSKGHNENQSYYQSTHNSSMKNMLREDVGNHNESSNNKMCEQNQMMICNSYLMDDDNIYNKEIRKSSMDNIKDDITGKYNMCEKGYHNISNSNNITYDDHNNNNNNNNINNNYNSIYKYYYNIIKIKWNSLGAYKYVIMIALLDIVANTLYFVSQLAIPLTVLLLLNQLIFIFSLILSFFILKRKYNIHHLISVIIVLIGFLFFYIPFVYKDNIKIKKESCVNYYLNSHYVININNIYDDDMYNRCDGGKIYNNINTVGNMNNGYNLMSDNEINIDDSSNGRNTTTNNNNNNNNNDNNNNNNNKPPCSDPLCASPFSLVFSIFLCLISIFLTSFGGILREIFFQGYNNKYESEKKDIAYEKVHIDDPDSYYNMSHIKMHNKKDICFIDDINNSFEYYDDIDKKNKTNLYRKEKNNVHTFNMSTSYSNNDENFMKTKKYKNTVDEYSKFKQINNKSYHNNKSVNYNKNNVTYINNILCDEKKSSHINNYDYKNDIQYIYKQYNKRRKIKDKISVILLSFNVSLIQVIFLPLIIYFQMLFNKNKNISYLLFIKNSLRCFYGDTIDNNLNCKYSFMVYTLYIIVNALFNISVSSFYSNYSSAECFLILKSSTPITLIVLYFYNIPFISDTDKYFSFYFLISIVIVFTGVSYFFYQSIVEEKKKKENTQQLR